ATCGGGATGTCCTCGACCGCCTTGGTGTAGCTGATCTCCCACACCTCGCCGACGTCCTTGAGTGCGGCGATGAAGGACTGGCGCGGGGTGGCATCGTACACCGCGGAGACGCGCGAGCTCCGCTTGCCGTCGCGATCGGAGGCCGGGATGGTCTTGACCAGGTTGAGGTCGCCGTCGAGCAGCACCAGGGTGTTGGGCAGGTAGTTGGCCACCGCGACGTGGGTGCCGTCCGGCGAGGCGGCGACGTTGCGGGTGTTGATCCCGGCGCGCACCTCGGCGACCACCTTCAGGTTCCACATGTCGAACTTGGTGATCCAGCCGTCGCGCGAGGCGAAGAACACGTAGCGCCCGTTGGCCGCGAACTTGGGTCCGCCATGCAGCGCGAAGCGCGACTGGAAGCGATGGATCGGCTCGAGCTTGTCGCCGTCGAGCACGCTGACGTGATGATCGCCCGCCTCCACCACCAGGAACAGGTTGAGCGGGTCGGCGTCGAACACCGGCTTGTCGGACAGGGTGGCCGGGTCGACATGGACGATGCGCGAGGCGCGGATGTCGTCGTCGGTCCACCGCGGCTCGGGCACCACCGGGGTGTAGATCCAGTCGGTGAGCGCGGCGATCTCGTCCTTGCTCAGCTGTGCGGCGAAGCCGGCCATCTGCGTGGCGGGCCGGCCTTGCGCGATCACCTTGACGGCCTCGGTCTTGCGCAGGCGGCCGAGGTTGTCGGGCAGCAGCGCCGGCCCCATCGCACCGAGACGGTTGGGGGCATGGCAGGCCGCACAGTGCTGCGCATAGAGCGCGGCCACGTCGATCCCGGCCGCTACGGCAGCCTCGGCCGCTGCAGCCTGGGGCGCGGCCTTGCCCGGCGACGCAACGGCAGGCAAGGCCGCCACGCCACCCGCGAGCACGAACAGGCAGGCCAGGGTCGAGGCGCGGAATTTCATGCCGACACCTTGTTGATGCGCGTCCAGGGGGTGGTGACCACGCGTTCGGCGCCGTAGTCCTCGGCGCTGACGCCGATTTCCTCGTCCGACAGGTAGCAGGCCGGATCCTCCGCCCACGGATTGCCGGTGACCTGTTCGGCGCGCACGCGCGAACTGCCGTTGCAGATGTCGAGGTAGCTGCACGCGCCGCAGCGCCCTTCGAGCGTGCGTGGATGCTGCTTGAGCCCGGCCAGCAGCGGATTGGAGAGGTCGTTCCAGATCTCGCCGAAGGCGCGCTGGCGCACGTTGCCCAGCGGCACGTGCCACCACATGGTGTCCGGATGCACGATGCCCAGGTTGTCGATGTTGGACACATTCACCCCGCTGGCATTGCCGCCCCACTGGCGCAGCTTGGCCTCGATGTGGGCGGCCTGCTCGGGGAAGCGGCGCTGCACCCAGTGCAGCAGGAAGGGGCCGTCGGCGTCGTTGTTGCCGGTGACGAAGTCCTTGTCGATGCCGCGCCGGTGCAGGTCGAGACAGGTCTCGAACAGCAGCTCCATGGCCTCGCGGGTTGTGCGGTGGCGGGCATCGCCAGCGCGGTTCTTGTTGCCACGGCCGGCGTAGTTGAGGTGCGAGAAGTAGAACTTGTCGATGCGCTCGTCCTCGACCAGCTTCAGCAGCGCGGGCAGGTCGTGGGCGTTGCCCTCGGTCATCGTGTAGCGCACGCCGACCTTGATGCCGCGGTCGCGGCACAGGCGGATGCCGTGCATCGAAGCCTCGAACGCGCCCTGCTTGCGGCGGAAGTGGTCGTGCGTCGCACCGATGCCGTCCAGGCTGACCCCGACGTAGTCGAAACCGATGTCGTCGATGGCGTCGATGTTGGATTCGTCGATCAGCGTGCCGTTGGACGACAGCCCGACGTAGAAGCCCATGCCCTTGGCGCGACGGGCGATGTCGAAGATGTCGGGGCGCAGCAGCGGCTCGCCCCCGGACAGGATCAGCACCGGCACGCGCGCGGCTTTCAGGTCGTCCATGACCTTGAACACTTCCTGAGTGTTCAGCTCGCCCGGGAAATCCTTGTCCGCCGAAATCGAATAGCAATGCTCGCAGGTCAGGTTGCAGCGCCGGATCAGGTTCCAGATCACCACCGGGCCGGGCGGATTGCGGCGCGGGCCTGCGGGGGTCGGGTGGTCGAGCTCGCGGATGAATTGGGAGATGCGGAACATGGGAGCCTCCTGAATGGGGCTCATTTGACCCGACCCGCCGCGTGCAGAAAATGACGCGGGTCAAGGGCCTCCCGATCAGCGGGAGGGGCGGCGCGCCGACAGTCCGCCAGCGCTTTCAGCCGCCGATCCGCAGCCCGGTCTTCTTCAGGATGCCCGCCGAGAACAGCACGTCGCGACCACGGCAGGCGCCGGGGAACTCGGCATCGATCAGCGCGGCGATCTCCTCCACGCGCTCGAGCGCCGCCTCGCGGCTGCCGGCATGCACCATGGCGAACAGGCTGTAAGGCCAGTCGGGGAGGTGGCGCGGACGGCGATAGCAGTGGGTGACGAAGTCGAGCGCGCCGACGCGCTCGCCAACCGCGTCGATCACCGCATCGTCGATGTCCCACACGCTCATGCCGTTCGCGGTGTAGCCGATCGCGTAGTGGTTGGGCACCGCGCCGATGCGGCGGATGCGGCCGTCGGCGAGCATCGCCGCCAGGCGCGTGCGCACCAGCGCCTCGTCGACGCCGAGTTGCGCCGCCACCGCGGCGTAGGGCCGCGGCACCAGCGGCAATCCACCCTGGGTGGCGAGCACCAGGCGGCGGTCGAGTTCGGCGAGGCCGGCGCCATCAACCTCGGGCGCATGCGTCCCGCCCCCCTCGTCCGCCTGGGCCACCGCTCGGTTGTCGGGCATCGCTTGCACCATCAGGCCTCCAGCCTCATCTCGACGAAATACTCGCGTTCCTTCGGGAACAGGTGCACCACCAGGCCGGTGGCAGCCTCGATGCGGCGCGCGCAGTCGGTGATGCCTTCCCGGGTCTCGGTGGCGAGCACGAACCACATGTTGAGCGCATGCTCGCGACGGTAGTTGTGCGCCACTTCAGGGAAGGCGTTGACCGCCTCCACCGTTTCCGCCCAGCGCGCTTCGGGCACCGCGATCGCTGCCAGGCAGAACGCGCCGCCCATGCGCTCGATCTGGAACATCGGACCGAAGCGCGTCAGCACGCGATCGTCGAGCAGGGACTGCAGGCGGGCGATGACGTCCGCCTCGGCCAGGCCGAGGGCGGCGCCGATGTCGGCGAAGGGGGTCTCGGTGAGCGGGAACTCGCCCTGCAGCGCATTGATCAGGCGGCGGTCGATGTCGTCGGGCGCACGCCTTGCGGCCACGCCGCGCCGTCCGGCGGGCGCCGCCGTGGTGTTCGTGGACTCAGACATTGGCGACATCCCGGGTGCCGAGGTAGCGTGCCCCGGTCTGCTTGAAGCGCCTGCAGCTGAACAGCACCGCATGCGGATGGCGGTCGAGGCCGAGGCGCGCGGCGATGTCCTCGCGTGCGGCCAGCACCTCCTCGCGCGCGCTGCCATGGATCATGCAGAACAGGTTGTAGGGCCAGTCGGGCAGCACCCGGCTGCGCCGGTAGCACAGCGTGACCGCGGCCTCGCGCGCGAGCTGGCGACCGAGTTCGGACACCTCCGCATCGGGCACGTCCCACACGCACATGGCGTTGGCCTCGAGGCCGAGCTCATGGTGGCGCACCACGACGCCGAAGCGCCGGATCAGGCCCTCGACAAGCCAGGCTTCGATGTGCCCGATCACTGCGCTCTCATCCAGCCCCACGTTCGCCGCAAGGCGTGCGAACGGCCGCTGCTCGAGCGCGAGGCCACCCTGCAGCGCGGCGATCAGCTGGCGGTCGCCCTCCGGCAGCCTGCAGCCCTCGTCGCCGTTTGCCAGCGCGATCGGCTCGCCGGCAGCGCTCGCCCGACGCGCCCTGCGCTCCTGTCCCCCTTGCTTGAGGTCGAAGCCGAGGTCGATGTGGAACTCTTCTTCCAGAGGGAGCACGATGACCGCGCAGCCGGTGTCGCGCTCGATGCCGGCGACCACCTCGTCGAGCTGCGCGCGCGAGGCCGCGGTGACCACGAACCACAGGTTGTAGCGATGCTCGCGCTGGTAGTTGTGGTTGATCGAGGGTTCGCGGGTCACCCGTGCGGCGACCTCCTCCAGACGCTCGGGCGGCGCGGCCAGCGCGGCCAGCGCGCTCGCCCCCAGCCGGCGCGGCGCGAACACCGCGCCGACACGGCTCACCAGGCCCTGCGCCATCATCTGCCGGTAGGCGACGAGGACCTCGTCCTCGCTGCTGCCGACCGCCTCCGCGATGCGTGCAAAAGGCCGCGCCACGATCGGGAAGTCGCGCTGCCACTCGTTGAGCAGGCGGAAGGCGGTGGCGTCGACCGCCTCGGGCAGGACGAGCTGGCGCGGCATCAGAAGCCCGTGCGCGCGGCGCGCGTGGTGAAGAAGATGCCGCTCGGGCTCAGCGAGTCGAAGCCGCCGATCTGCTTCTTGGTCGCGGTGTCGTAGATCACGACCTTGTTGTCGTCGCGCGCCGAAAGCCAGATCTCGTGGCCCTTGGACAGGAACTCCATGTGCAGGATGCCGCGCCCGGGCTGCAGCGTGTCGGTGACCTGGCCGGTCACGGTGTCGATGACCTGCACCCAGCCGTTGTCGGGGAAGGCGAAGTTCACCCAGATCTCGCGCCCGTCGGGGCGCGCCATCGCGAACACCGGCTGGCTCTTGACCTTGATGCGGCCGACCTCCTGCCAGGTGTCGGTGTCGACCACCAGCACCTCATGGCGGCCGATCGCCGGCAGGTAGGCACGGTTGCCGGCGATCGACCAGCCGCGCAGGTGCGGCATCTTGAACACCGGCAGCGGCTGCTCGCCGCGGCCGTAGCCGGAGAGGATCTTGCGGCTGCCCTTGTCGAGGTTCCACAGGTCGATGAGCGCGAGGCCGTCCTCGCCGAACAGGCCGGCGATGTAGTAGCGGCCATTGGGGCTGACCAGCGCGTCATAGGGCTGCTTGCCGCCGGGGA
This genomic stretch from Thauera sp. GDN1 harbors:
- a CDS encoding cytochrome D1 domain-containing protein: MKFRASTLACLFVLAGGVAALPAVASPGKAAPQAAAAEAAVAAGIDVAALYAQHCAACHAPNRLGAMGPALLPDNLGRLRKTEAVKVIAQGRPATQMAGFAAQLSKDEIAALTDWIYTPVVPEPRWTDDDIRASRIVHVDPATLSDKPVFDADPLNLFLVVEAGDHHVSVLDGDKLEPIHRFQSRFALHGGPKFAANGRYVFFASRDGWITKFDMWNLKVVAEVRAGINTRNVAASPDGTHVAVANYLPNTLVLLDGDLNLVKTIPASDRDGKRSSRVSAVYDATPRQSFIAALKDVGEVWEISYTKAVEDIPISYIHDYTQREGSFIPGYLNPRRTILAEVLDDFFFTQDYSELMGASRDGVGQVVNLDVRKKIANLPLDGMPHLGSGITWEWKDPAAGPDAAPRTVMASTNLKAGEVTVIDMKTWEVVRRIPTRGPGFFLRSHSNSRFAFVDSMMSPEAKHILQVIDKHTLEVVKEIIGEPGKTLAHIEFTRDGRYALASLWEDEGAVIVYDAQTLEEVKRLPMRKPVGKYNVWNKITREEGTSH
- a CDS encoding cytochrome D1 domain-containing protein gives rise to the protein MSSLKVRLAPPALWGVVLSAMVALLSACSTTPPAALRGTGDLGVVIERADGNVKVVETSGRSVLATVGGLGDLSHASVVFSRDGRYAFVFGRDGGLTKVDLLERRIAGRVVQAGNAIGGSISHDGSLVVVQNYEPGGIKAFDANTLELVADVPATTEDGTRSKVVGLADLSGRRFIYSLFEAGEIRITDFSDPKNPVTQRFPGGKQPYDALVSPNGRYYIAGLFGEDGLALIDLWNLDKGSRKILSGYGRGEQPLPVFKMPHLRGWSIAGNRAYLPAIGRHEVLVVDTDTWQEVGRIKVKSQPVFAMARPDGREIWVNFAFPDNGWVQVIDTVTGQVTDTLQPGRGILHMEFLSKGHEIWLSARDDNKVVIYDTATKKQIGGFDSLSPSGIFFTTRAARTGF
- a CDS encoding Lrp/AsnC family transcriptional regulator, translated to MPRQLVLPEAVDATAFRLLNEWQRDFPIVARPFARIAEAVGSSEDEVLVAYRQMMAQGLVSRVGAVFAPRRLGASALAALAAPPERLEEVAARVTREPSINHNYQREHRYNLWFVVTAASRAQLDEVVAGIERDTGCAVIVLPLEEEFHIDLGFDLKQGGQERRARRASAAGEPIALANGDEGCRLPEGDRQLIAALQGGLALEQRPFARLAANVGLDESAVIGHIEAWLVEGLIRRFGVVVRHHELGLEANAMCVWDVPDAEVSELGRQLAREAAVTLCYRRSRVLPDWPYNLFCMIHGSAREEVLAAREDIAARLGLDRHPHAVLFSCRRFKQTGARYLGTRDVANV
- the nirJ gene encoding heme d1 biosynthesis radical SAM protein NirJ produces the protein MFRISQFIRELDHPTPAGPRRNPPGPVVIWNLIRRCNLTCEHCYSISADKDFPGELNTQEVFKVMDDLKAARVPVLILSGGEPLLRPDIFDIARRAKGMGFYVGLSSNGTLIDESNIDAIDDIGFDYVGVSLDGIGATHDHFRRKQGAFEASMHGIRLCRDRGIKVGVRYTMTEGNAHDLPALLKLVEDERIDKFYFSHLNYAGRGNKNRAGDARHRTTREAMELLFETCLDLHRRGIDKDFVTGNNDADGPFLLHWVQRRFPEQAAHIEAKLRQWGGNASGVNVSNIDNLGIVHPDTMWWHVPLGNVRQRAFGEIWNDLSNPLLAGLKQHPRTLEGRCGACSYLDICNGSSRVRAEQVTGNPWAEDPACYLSDEEIGVSAEDYGAERVVTTPWTRINKVSA
- a CDS encoding Lrp/AsnC family transcriptional regulator, which gives rise to MPDNRAVAQADEGGGTHAPEVDGAGLAELDRRLVLATQGGLPLVPRPYAAVAAQLGVDEALVRTRLAAMLADGRIRRIGAVPNHYAIGYTANGMSVWDIDDAVIDAVGERVGALDFVTHCYRRPRHLPDWPYSLFAMVHAGSREAALERVEEIAALIDAEFPGACRGRDVLFSAGILKKTGLRIGG
- a CDS encoding AsnC family transcriptional regulator; translated protein: MSESTNTTAAPAGRRGVAARRAPDDIDRRLINALQGEFPLTETPFADIGAALGLAEADVIARLQSLLDDRVLTRFGPMFQIERMGGAFCLAAIAVPEARWAETVEAVNAFPEVAHNYRREHALNMWFVLATETREGITDCARRIEAATGLVVHLFPKEREYFVEMRLEA